The Thaumasiovibrio subtropicus genome window below encodes:
- a CDS encoding iron chelate uptake ABC transporter family permease subunit, translating into MRDRYKLIILAVAAIVITAVFLGKGLNADNYQFFLSRRSPKVLAIIFASIAIAVSSLIFQTITNNRILTPSIMGFDSLYLLTQVLIVSLFGGMSSLFIDAKLNFLASTTLMMLFSTILFGLYFRKKGANIFSLLLVGVVCGSLFDSIAQFLMMVMDPNEFMNVQDSMFASFNNVNGELVYWSMFPLALILIYLFKVASTLDVFWLGKDNATSLGINTDKVVRKMMFVIALLISISTALIGPVLFFGLIVVALTRQLFSSYQHSVLVTATSLLAVVMLLGGQWVVENLLGFQTTISVIINFFGGIYFLFLLLRNKLN; encoded by the coding sequence ATGCGTGATCGCTATAAACTGATTATTCTGGCGGTCGCAGCCATTGTGATTACAGCTGTTTTCTTGGGTAAAGGATTAAATGCTGATAACTATCAATTTTTCCTTTCTCGCCGTTCGCCTAAAGTACTGGCGATCATTTTTGCGAGTATCGCGATTGCGGTTTCTTCTCTGATTTTCCAAACCATTACCAATAACCGTATACTGACTCCCTCCATCATGGGGTTTGACTCTTTATATCTCCTTACGCAGGTACTCATTGTCTCCCTGTTCGGTGGTATGAGTAGCTTGTTCATTGATGCGAAGCTCAATTTTCTCGCTTCAACGACCTTGATGATGTTGTTTTCGACCATTTTATTTGGCCTCTACTTCCGTAAGAAAGGCGCGAATATCTTCTCACTTCTCCTTGTTGGGGTCGTTTGTGGCTCGCTCTTTGACAGTATCGCTCAGTTTCTGATGATGGTGATGGATCCCAATGAGTTCATGAATGTGCAAGACAGCATGTTTGCGAGCTTTAATAATGTAAACGGCGAGCTTGTTTACTGGAGCATGTTTCCACTCGCACTGATCCTCATTTATCTGTTCAAAGTGGCTTCAACACTCGATGTATTTTGGCTTGGCAAAGACAATGCGACCAGCTTAGGCATAAATACCGACAAGGTCGTACGCAAAATGATGTTTGTGATCGCCCTGCTTATCTCCATATCTACCGCGTTGATCGGGCCTGTACTCTTCTTTGGTCTGATCGTTGTCGCCCTCACTCGACAACTCTTTAGCAGCTATCAACACAGTGTATTGGTGACGGCCACCAGTTTATTGGCGGTGGTTATGCTGCTCGGAGGGCAGTGGGTAGTCGAAAACCTACTGGGATTCCAAACCACGATTAGCGTGATTATTAATTTCTTTGGTGGGATCTATTTCTTGTTCCTACTACTGCGTAACAAGTTGAATTAA
- a CDS encoding LysR family transcriptional regulator, with amino-acid sequence MPERINLNLLHTLLILLEERHVSRCAARLHLTQSAVSRQLAQLRDHFQDPLFVRNGNQLVTTPKADTLHQQLNTLFNDVGKIVEQTQFIPARWQGECVFSSSDYVAQYIFPDIVSAIRKQAPEGRFSYTLWHQEYLDKLGDKQIQLASTMLQEAPTHLSSALIGEDKAVCVMHERHPLAHLDNLSLENFLHYPHIRISGGGDKDSFVDRHLQGLQRSRHIAATVPFFSSAFTLLAHEQYLLTIPHHIAHNLKSTCQLTFKPMPFEVPTHRYWLLWHPKYEHDPAHVWLREQALSIMRDSMYSVSCRSSV; translated from the coding sequence ATGCCCGAGCGAATTAATCTCAATCTGTTACACACCCTACTTATTCTATTGGAAGAGCGTCATGTGAGTCGCTGCGCTGCCCGCCTTCATCTCACGCAATCGGCAGTCAGTCGACAGTTGGCGCAGCTAAGAGACCATTTTCAAGACCCCTTATTTGTCCGCAACGGCAACCAACTGGTAACGACCCCGAAAGCAGACACGCTACACCAGCAACTCAACACCCTTTTTAACGATGTCGGAAAAATCGTTGAGCAAACCCAGTTCATTCCGGCGCGCTGGCAAGGTGAGTGTGTTTTTTCATCATCAGACTATGTGGCACAGTACATCTTCCCTGACATCGTTAGCGCGATTCGAAAGCAAGCGCCTGAGGGACGTTTTTCCTATACCTTATGGCATCAAGAGTACCTGGATAAGCTTGGTGACAAGCAAATTCAGCTCGCTTCCACCATGCTACAGGAGGCGCCAACCCACCTCTCATCAGCATTAATTGGTGAAGATAAAGCTGTCTGTGTGATGCATGAGCGCCATCCACTCGCTCACTTGGATAATCTATCGCTAGAGAATTTTCTCCACTATCCCCACATACGGATTTCAGGCGGTGGCGATAAGGACAGTTTTGTCGATAGACACCTGCAAGGACTGCAGCGCTCACGTCATATCGCGGCCACCGTGCCTTTTTTCTCATCGGCATTCACCCTGCTTGCCCATGAGCAGTACTTGCTGACAATACCCCATCACATTGCTCACAATTTGAAATCCACCTGCCAACTCACTTTCAAGCCGATGCCTTTTGAAGTACCCACTCATCGTTACTGGCTACTCTGGCATCCCAAATATGAACACGATCCGGCACATGTTTGGCTGAGAGAGCAAGCACTGAGTATCATGCGGGACTCTATGTATTCAGTAAGCTGTCGTTCTTCGGTATGA
- a CDS encoding siderophore ABC transporter substrate-binding protein, whose amino-acid sequence MKALKTLFTPLALATSLTFSGFALADTITVQHVAGETTLDTNPQRVVVMGLGSLDVLDTLGIEPVGMVKTYLPSYLEKYQADEFKNVGSMFEPDFETIFTLKPDLIIASPRTAPLAEELSKIAPTVVFQVDSAGYWESTQQNWRMIGKIFEKEKEIEEYITQYQTQIDDIRQFVEAGEIDALTVMTNGGNLSAFGEQSRFSSIYKDFGFKEAQSGIVESTHGNLISFEYVASANPSVMFVLDRDQALGRGDSAGKALLDNDLVNGTKAAKNNHITIMDGNAWYLTAGGMDATQVMIDDIRSVLDQE is encoded by the coding sequence ATGAAGGCGCTGAAAACCCTCTTTACCCCCCTTGCTCTCGCTACCTCACTGACATTTTCTGGCTTTGCTCTTGCTGACACGATTACTGTTCAGCACGTCGCTGGCGAAACCACGCTCGACACCAATCCACAACGCGTTGTGGTAATGGGCCTAGGCAGCCTTGATGTGCTAGATACGTTAGGTATTGAGCCTGTAGGGATGGTTAAAACCTATCTGCCTTCATACCTAGAAAAATACCAAGCGGACGAGTTTAAAAACGTGGGCTCTATGTTCGAACCAGACTTCGAGACCATTTTCACTTTGAAGCCTGATCTGATCATTGCAAGTCCGCGCACCGCGCCGCTTGCTGAAGAGTTATCTAAGATTGCGCCAACCGTTGTATTCCAAGTTGATAGCGCAGGTTATTGGGAAAGCACTCAGCAAAACTGGCGCATGATTGGCAAGATCTTTGAAAAAGAGAAAGAAATCGAAGAGTACATCACACAGTACCAAACTCAGATCGATGACATTCGCCAATTTGTTGAAGCGGGTGAAATCGATGCTCTAACAGTAATGACAAATGGTGGCAATCTGTCTGCGTTTGGCGAGCAGAGCCGTTTCTCAAGTATTTACAAAGACTTCGGATTTAAAGAAGCACAGAGCGGCATTGTTGAATCGACGCATGGTAATCTGATTTCATTTGAATACGTCGCATCAGCAAACCCAAGCGTTATGTTTGTTTTAGATCGCGACCAAGCGCTTGGCCGCGGTGACAGTGCCGGTAAGGCACTCCTCGATAATGACCTTGTCAATGGCACTAAAGCGGCCAAAAACAACCATATTACTATCATGGACGGTAATGCTTGGTACCTCACAGCAGGTGGCATGGACGCAACACAAGTCATGATTGATGACATTCGTTCTGTATTAGATCAAGAATAA
- a CDS encoding ABC transporter permease, producing MLMGLGIIILGLSSLFIGAADMQLQAILAGDTDALTIFFVSRVPRLIAICLAGAGLSVAGLVMQQVCQNRFASPSTTGTIDCAMLGYVFALVFASNSNSTVTMLSIFTFSILGTLLFVQFLQRLKFKNVILVPLIGIMYGNIVGSLTTFIAYKYDLVQSLSAWTVANFSSVLRGNFELLYVAIPASILAYLYASRFSAASMGESFAKNIGLDYKKVVFIGVVIVAVLSSSVVMIVGMIPFLGLIVPNVVSLFKGDNMRKNLPFTAYWGAVLVLCCDVLGRVVIFPYEVPISMIISIVGGVVFIYLVMRDKSNA from the coding sequence ATGTTAATGGGGCTGGGGATCATTATCCTCGGCCTTTCTTCGCTTTTTATTGGCGCTGCAGATATGCAGCTTCAGGCCATTCTAGCCGGTGACACCGACGCACTTACCATCTTTTTTGTCAGCCGTGTTCCGCGCCTGATTGCCATCTGTTTAGCGGGGGCGGGTTTAAGTGTTGCAGGCCTTGTTATGCAGCAAGTGTGTCAAAACCGCTTTGCCTCACCGTCCACAACGGGCACCATAGATTGTGCAATGCTAGGTTACGTATTTGCATTGGTTTTTGCTTCCAACAGCAACTCGACGGTGACCATGCTGTCGATATTTACGTTCTCTATTCTCGGCACCCTACTCTTTGTTCAGTTCTTGCAGCGCTTAAAGTTCAAAAATGTCATTCTCGTGCCGTTGATCGGTATTATGTATGGCAATATAGTTGGGTCACTCACCACCTTTATCGCCTACAAATACGACCTTGTTCAGAGCCTCTCCGCTTGGACAGTGGCGAACTTTTCGTCGGTATTGCGCGGAAACTTCGAACTCCTCTATGTCGCTATCCCCGCGTCAATACTCGCTTACCTTTATGCCAGTCGATTTAGTGCCGCGAGTATGGGGGAGAGCTTTGCGAAAAATATCGGCCTAGATTACAAGAAAGTGGTGTTTATTGGTGTCGTGATCGTTGCGGTGCTGTCCTCTTCTGTCGTGATGATCGTCGGTATGATTCCATTCCTCGGTTTGATTGTCCCCAATGTTGTCTCGCTGTTTAAAGGCGACAACATGCGTAAGAATCTACCTTTCACTGCTTATTGGGGCGCAGTCTTAGTACTTTGTTGTGACGTGCTTGGCCGTGTTGTCATCTTCCCTTATGAAGTCCCCATCTCCATGATCATCTCTATCGTCGGTGGCGTGGTCTTCATTTACCTAGTAATGCGAGACAAGAGCAATGCGTGA
- a CDS encoding LysE family translocator: MELSIWISLFTICLLGAMSPGPSLAIVAKHSLAGGRKHGLATAWAHALGIGIYALITVLGLAILLEQLPLLFKAISLAGAAYLVWLGYNALRSKGGLVDRLESGEAVTITQSAKEGFLISLLSPKIALFFTALFSQFVAAGDAPSGKVLIVATPLLVDGLWYTFITFMLSSPTLIDKLKSKAKLIDQVSGAVLILLALRVVWTI; the protein is encoded by the coding sequence ATGGAACTTAGCATCTGGATTTCACTCTTCACGATTTGTTTACTCGGTGCTATGTCACCAGGGCCAAGCTTAGCGATCGTTGCAAAACACAGCTTGGCGGGCGGCCGTAAACACGGCCTTGCCACGGCATGGGCGCACGCCTTAGGCATTGGCATTTATGCACTCATAACGGTGTTAGGGTTAGCGATCTTACTCGAACAACTCCCCCTACTTTTTAAAGCGATCAGTTTGGCTGGTGCGGCCTATCTAGTCTGGCTGGGGTATAACGCGTTGCGCTCTAAAGGCGGCCTGGTCGATAGGCTAGAGTCTGGAGAAGCGGTAACTATTACCCAATCCGCTAAAGAGGGCTTTCTTATCTCTTTGCTCAGCCCGAAGATCGCCCTCTTCTTTACTGCCTTGTTCAGCCAGTTTGTGGCGGCAGGCGACGCGCCATCGGGCAAAGTGCTCATTGTCGCGACTCCCCTTCTTGTGGATGGCCTTTGGTACACCTTTATCACTTTCATGCTCTCAAGCCCAACACTGATCGATAAGCTAAAAAGCAAGGCAAAGCTCATCGATCAAGTGTCTGGCGCCGTACTTATACTGCTTGCGCTGCGCGTGGTATGGACGATTTAG
- a CDS encoding RelA/SpoT domain-containing protein, whose protein sequence is MTHLLRTIFVIALVLGRTPVAAAAFVGNSANTQTKQAQAPVSQASKRVFKHSLSGLYAIDNLYPENLQQPHAEFSALYALAQPAQQELSNLLNEIAMLSDAQPIIPAVKSAERAEYKIATELEGQTEKITDLARGTLVADDIAGVVTAFEYLGKEAEIVRVKNRFKHPAASGYRDLSVLVRLPETKMIAEVQVHLRDIATIKSGEEHDIYEEIQQMERHAVAQARVLNDIEVAKIARLRQRSQDLYQEAWQKYLQPSVLAV, encoded by the coding sequence ATGACACATCTTTTACGGACAATTTTTGTCATCGCGTTGGTACTTGGACGTACGCCAGTCGCGGCGGCCGCCTTCGTCGGCAACTCTGCCAATACGCAAACTAAGCAAGCCCAAGCGCCTGTTTCCCAAGCGAGTAAGCGTGTTTTTAAACACTCACTTAGCGGCTTATACGCTATCGATAACCTGTATCCCGAAAATCTTCAACAACCGCATGCCGAGTTCAGCGCATTGTATGCGTTAGCGCAGCCTGCTCAGCAAGAGCTCTCTAATTTGCTCAATGAAATAGCGATGCTCAGTGATGCACAGCCGATTATTCCCGCCGTTAAATCTGCGGAACGAGCAGAATACAAAATTGCCACAGAGCTTGAAGGGCAGACTGAAAAAATTACTGACCTAGCCCGCGGTACTTTGGTTGCCGATGATATTGCTGGCGTCGTGACTGCTTTTGAATATTTAGGTAAAGAAGCTGAAATCGTCCGTGTTAAGAACCGTTTCAAGCACCCAGCCGCATCAGGCTATCGTGATTTAAGCGTGCTTGTGCGTTTGCCTGAAACCAAGATGATTGCGGAGGTGCAAGTACACTTGCGTGATATCGCAACCATCAAAAGTGGTGAAGAGCATGACATCTATGAAGAGATTCAGCAGATGGAACGCCATGCTGTTGCTCAAGCCCGAGTGTTAAATGATATCGAAGTGGCAAAAATTGCCCGCTTACGTCAACGTTCTCAAGATCTGTATCAAGAGGCGTGGCAAAAGTACCTCCAGCCTTCAGTGTTGGCGGTGTAA
- a CDS encoding ABC transporter ATP-binding protein, with protein MIKISGLTKKYGDTFVVKDADALFPKGEITAIIGPNGAGKSTLLSMASRLTESDAGNVFIADKPLSEWDSKALAKRLAVLRQSNNINMRFTVRELVAFGRFPHSQGRLNEEDNRIVDQALAHLDITYIQDKYIDQLSGGQRQMAFIAMVVAQDTDYVFLDEPLNNLDIKHSVQIMRNLRVLAHELNKAVVIVIHDINFASCYSDNIVALRRGEVVSSGKVADVIQKPIMEDIYGITFDVKEIDGNRICLYYG; from the coding sequence ATGATTAAAATTTCTGGACTCACAAAAAAATATGGCGACACCTTTGTGGTTAAAGACGCTGATGCACTTTTTCCAAAAGGCGAAATCACCGCGATTATTGGCCCAAATGGCGCGGGTAAAAGCACCTTACTTTCAATGGCAAGTCGCTTGACCGAAAGCGATGCGGGTAACGTTTTTATCGCCGATAAGCCACTCAGTGAATGGGATAGCAAAGCACTTGCTAAACGCCTTGCGGTGTTACGACAATCGAACAACATTAACATGCGGTTTACGGTACGTGAATTAGTTGCCTTTGGCCGCTTTCCGCATTCACAAGGTCGCTTGAACGAGGAAGATAACCGGATTGTAGACCAAGCGCTTGCACACCTTGATATCACCTACATTCAAGATAAGTACATCGACCAACTCAGCGGTGGGCAACGCCAGATGGCATTTATTGCCATGGTGGTTGCGCAAGATACCGATTATGTCTTCCTCGACGAGCCTCTCAACAACCTCGATATCAAACACTCGGTACAGATTATGCGGAACCTACGGGTTCTAGCGCACGAGTTAAACAAGGCGGTTGTCATTGTCATCCACGATATTAACTTTGCTTCCTGCTATTCCGACAATATCGTCGCATTGCGACGCGGCGAAGTGGTAAGCAGTGGCAAAGTCGCCGACGTAATTCAAAAACCCATCATGGAAGATATCTACGGCATCACGTTTGATGTTAAAGAGATCGACGGCAACCGCATCTGTCTCTACTATGGTTGA
- the rhtB gene encoding homoserine/homoserine lactone efflux protein, whose protein sequence is MVISVWLAFVAACVVFSFSPGAGMVATVSNTLNGGIRIAFKNIIGLQLALCVHLLVVSLGLGALLASSAVAFTILKYCGAAYLIYLGVMKFRSKASLTADENTQLTAQSTAKIIRQGFLINMMNPKSIIFLAAFLPQFISPEAPMAPQYLILGLTVLVVDTVVMVTYASLARSVQRFFRSSAAALWQNRVFGSMFIAMGGMLAAAER, encoded by the coding sequence ATGGTTATCTCGGTTTGGTTGGCATTTGTTGCGGCTTGTGTTGTATTCAGCTTCTCGCCGGGAGCAGGTATGGTTGCGACGGTCAGTAATACACTCAATGGCGGCATTCGTATTGCCTTTAAGAATATCATCGGCCTTCAGTTGGCATTGTGTGTACACCTCCTGGTGGTCTCGTTAGGCCTTGGTGCATTGCTTGCTTCCTCAGCGGTGGCTTTTACGATTTTGAAGTATTGTGGTGCAGCGTATTTGATCTACCTCGGGGTGATGAAGTTTCGCAGCAAAGCCTCGCTTACCGCGGATGAAAATACTCAATTGACTGCTCAGTCTACTGCCAAGATCATCCGACAAGGCTTTCTGATCAATATGATGAATCCAAAATCTATAATTTTTCTGGCTGCATTTTTGCCACAGTTCATCTCGCCAGAAGCGCCAATGGCGCCTCAATATTTGATTTTGGGGTTAACTGTGCTGGTTGTTGATACTGTGGTGATGGTGACTTATGCATCACTTGCTCGCTCCGTACAGCGCTTTTTCCGAAGCAGTGCTGCAGCTTTATGGCAAAACCGAGTGTTTGGTTCAATGTTTATTGCGATGGGTGGCATGCTTGCCGCAGCGGAGCGATAA